The following proteins come from a genomic window of Montipora capricornis isolate CH-2021 chromosome 9, ASM3666992v2, whole genome shotgun sequence:
- the LOC138017841 gene encoding thyroxine 5-deiodinase-like: MPSMSVAVPFYTASIALLLAFAILRFLFCTLLFRKLVVRLFIKFAGAEMSQDVYGESLFGWQMYKAVTSTLMIDLQKKAKRGIEAPNPSLFSTDGQSRTHLLDFARERRPLVVNFGSCTCPVFMERLREFNSIMAEFSDIADFLVIYISEAHPTDGWAFKTDFAVKQHRTIEERIKAAQLMLHASKVQAPVLVDSAENEANLAYGALPIRLCIILNGIVVFTGGMGPTFYKTGEVRKWLERWKESEINV, translated from the exons ATGCCGTCGATGTCGGTCGCTGTTCCCTTCTACACGGCATCGATAGCCCTTTTGTTAGCGTTCGCTATCCTTCGGTTTCTGTTTTGCACGCTGCTATTTCGAAAGCTGGTCGTCCGTTTGTTCATCAAGTTTGCGGGAGCTGAAATGAGCCAAGACGTCTACGGTGAGAGTTTATTCGGATGGCAGATGTACAAAGCTGTAACTTCAACGTTAATGATAGATCTGCAGAAGAAGGCTAAGCGGGGTATAGAAGCTCCAAATCCGTCTCTCTTCTCTACGGATGGACAATCACGAACTCACCTCTTGGACTTTGCAAGAGAGCGTCGTCCGCTCGTTGTAAATTTTGGAAGTTGCACGTGTCCTGTTTTTATGGAGAGATTGCGCGAATTCAATAGCATCATGGCAGAATTCAGTGACATCGCGGATTTTTTGGTCATTTATATATCAGAGGCGCACCCGACGGATGGATGGGCATTCAAG ACAGATTTTGCCGTCAAGCAGCATCGAACTATCGAAGAAAGGATCAAAGCTGCACAGCTGATGTTACATGCATCCAAAGTGCAGGCCCCAGTTTTGGTGGATTCTGCGGAGAACGAGGCAAATTTAGCTTATGGCGCTCTTCCAATTCGTCTATGCATCATTTTGAATGGCATAGTGGTATTTACTGGCGGTATGGGACCTACGTTTTACAAAACTGGAGAAGTCAGAAAATGGCTTGAGAGATGGAAAGAGAGTGAAATTAACGTGTAA